One window of the Pseudomonas sihuiensis genome contains the following:
- the pabC gene encoding aminodeoxychorismate lyase, giving the protein MLSWVNGAPGEQLSVRDRGLAYGDGLFETIAVRGGRIPLLARHMARLADGCRRLSIPLDLVLIERELQAFSGQLGEGVAKLIVSRGEGQRGYAPPQPCQPLRILQAAPLPQYPAAHAEQGVRLFPCETRLAEQPLLAGLKHLNRLEQVLARAEWQDPECAEGLMRDSSGRVIEGVYSNLFLVVDGGLVSAQLSRCGVAGVMRAEILQQAQLLGLSVELRDVSFDELLDADEVFLCNSLYGIWPVRALQERHWSVGPLTRKLQAIVCDLLSK; this is encoded by the coding sequence ATGCTGAGCTGGGTCAACGGCGCGCCCGGCGAGCAGTTGTCGGTTCGCGACCGTGGCCTGGCTTACGGTGATGGTCTGTTCGAGACCATCGCCGTGCGCGGCGGGCGCATCCCGCTGCTGGCGCGGCATATGGCGCGCCTTGCCGATGGTTGTCGGCGCCTGTCCATTCCCCTCGATCTGGTTCTCATTGAGCGCGAGCTGCAGGCGTTCTCCGGGCAACTGGGCGAGGGCGTGGCCAAGCTGATCGTCAGCCGTGGTGAGGGCCAGCGTGGCTACGCGCCGCCGCAACCCTGTCAGCCGCTGCGCATCCTGCAGGCGGCGCCGCTGCCGCAGTATCCCGCTGCGCATGCCGAGCAGGGCGTGCGTCTGTTTCCCTGTGAGACGCGTCTGGCCGAGCAACCGCTGCTGGCCGGGCTCAAGCACCTCAATCGCCTGGAACAGGTACTGGCGCGCGCCGAATGGCAGGACCCCGAGTGTGCCGAGGGCCTGATGCGCGACAGCAGTGGCCGGGTCATCGAGGGCGTGTACAGCAATCTGTTCCTGGTCGTCGACGGCGGGTTGGTCAGTGCGCAGTTGTCACGTTGTGGTGTGGCCGGGGTGATGCGTGCGGAGATCCTGCAGCAGGCGCAGTTGCTCGGGCTGTCTGTCGAGTTACGCGATGTTTCCTTCGACGAACTGCTGGATGCCGATGAAGTCTTTCTCTGCAACAGCCTTTACGGCATCTGGCCTGTACGGGCGCTGCAAGAGCGACACTGGTCGGTCGGGCCGCTCACCCGTAAACTGCAGGCCATCGTCTGCGACCTACTGAGTAAATAA
- a CDS encoding DNA polymerase III subunit delta' yields MADVYPWQQALWQQLAGRSQHAHAYLLHGPAGIGKRALAERLMARLLCQSPNGLDACGNCKSCHLLVAGTHPDNYVLEPEEADKPIKVDQVRELVDFVVQTAQLGGRKVVLLEPAEAMNLNAANALLKSLEEPSGNTVLLLISHQPSRLLPTIKSRCVQQACPLPSEAMSLAWLAQALPELGDDERVDLLTLAAGSPLAAVRLHAQGVREQRAQAVEGVKKLLKQQISPSQLAESWNSLPLNLLFDWFCDWAQLVLRYQLTKDEQGLGQADMRKVVQYLADKSAQAKVLAIQEWLLAQRQKVMGKANLNRVLLLEALLVQWAALPGQDRG; encoded by the coding sequence GTGGCTGATGTCTATCCCTGGCAACAAGCGCTCTGGCAGCAACTCGCCGGGCGTAGCCAGCACGCCCATGCCTACCTGCTGCATGGTCCGGCCGGCATCGGCAAGCGTGCGCTGGCCGAGCGCCTGATGGCGCGCCTGCTATGCCAGAGCCCGAATGGGCTGGATGCCTGTGGCAACTGTAAATCCTGTCATCTCTTGGTTGCCGGTACTCACCCGGACAACTACGTGCTGGAGCCCGAAGAGGCGGACAAGCCGATCAAGGTCGACCAGGTGCGTGAGCTGGTCGACTTCGTGGTGCAGACCGCGCAGCTCGGTGGGCGCAAGGTCGTGCTGCTGGAGCCGGCCGAGGCGATGAACCTCAACGCTGCCAACGCGCTGCTGAAGAGCCTGGAAGAACCCTCCGGCAATACCGTGCTGCTGCTCATCAGCCACCAGCCCAGCCGCCTGCTGCCGACCATCAAGAGCCGCTGCGTGCAGCAGGCCTGCCCATTGCCGAGCGAGGCGATGAGCCTGGCCTGGCTGGCCCAGGCACTGCCCGAACTGGGTGACGATGAGCGCGTTGATCTGCTGACCCTTGCGGCGGGTTCGCCGCTGGCTGCCGTACGCCTGCATGCTCAAGGTGTGCGCGAACAGCGTGCCCAGGCCGTGGAGGGAGTGAAAAAACTGCTCAAGCAGCAGATCTCCCCGAGCCAACTGGCGGAAAGCTGGAACTCATTGCCGCTGAATCTGCTCTTCGACTGGTTCTGCGACTGGGCGCAACTGGTGTTGCGCTACCAACTGACCAAGGATGAGCAAGGCTTGGGCCAGGCCGATATGCGCAAGGTGGTGCAGTACCTGGCGGACAAGAGCGCGCAGGCCAAGGTATTGGCGATTCAGGAATGGCTGCTCGCGCAAAGGCAGAAGGTGATGGGTAAAGCCAACCTCAATCGTGTGCTGCTACTGGAAGCCCTGCTGGTGCAGTGGGCCGCCTTGCCAGGACAGGATCGCGGCTGA
- the mltG gene encoding endolytic transglycosylase MltG: MLRKILVLLECGVLLAALLVVGAAWQQQRALEQPLHLTEEMLLEVPSGATPSGLLNRLEAEGVIDNAFWLRLYWRFNLRAPAMHSGEYRLLPEYNARDMLGLWQRGEVVQYSLTLVEGWNFRQVRAALARQERLEQRLADLSDAQLMERLGLAGQNPEGRFFPDTYRYVRGMSDEDLLKQANVRLESVLAEEWQKRAEGLPYREPYDALIMASMIEKETGVPEERGEIAGVFVRRLRMGMRLQTDPTVIYGMGERYNGRITRADLRTPTPYNTYTIDGMPPTPIAMVGREAIHAALNPLDGTTLYFVARGDGSHVFSNTLAEHNRAVREYQLKRRADYRSSPAPRAAAETE, translated from the coding sequence GTGCTACGCAAGATCTTGGTGCTGCTTGAGTGCGGCGTGCTACTGGCTGCGCTGCTAGTCGTGGGTGCCGCCTGGCAGCAGCAGAGAGCGCTGGAGCAGCCTCTGCATCTGACTGAAGAAATGCTCCTGGAGGTGCCTTCCGGCGCCACGCCGAGCGGCCTGCTCAATCGCCTGGAGGCGGAGGGCGTGATCGACAACGCCTTCTGGTTGCGTCTGTACTGGCGCTTCAATCTGCGCGCGCCTGCCATGCACAGCGGCGAATACCGCTTGCTGCCCGAATACAACGCCCGCGACATGCTCGGCCTGTGGCAGCGCGGTGAGGTGGTGCAGTACAGCCTGACCCTGGTCGAGGGCTGGAACTTCCGCCAGGTGCGCGCCGCTCTGGCTCGCCAGGAGCGTCTGGAGCAGCGCCTGGCCGATCTCAGCGATGCCCAGCTGATGGAGCGTCTTGGCCTGGCTGGGCAGAATCCGGAAGGGCGTTTCTTCCCCGATACCTATCGCTACGTGCGCGGCATGAGCGACGAGGACCTGCTCAAGCAGGCCAACGTCCGTCTTGAGAGCGTATTGGCCGAGGAGTGGCAGAAGCGCGCCGAGGGTTTGCCCTATCGCGAGCCTTACGACGCGTTGATCATGGCTTCGATGATCGAGAAGGAAACCGGTGTACCCGAAGAGCGCGGCGAGATTGCCGGCGTGTTCGTGCGCCGGCTGCGCATGGGCATGCGTCTGCAGACCGACCCCACCGTCATCTACGGTATGGGCGAGCGCTACAACGGCCGCATCACCCGCGCCGACCTGCGTACGCCAACGCCCTACAACACTTACACCATCGACGGCATGCCGCCGACGCCGATCGCCATGGTTGGCCGCGAGGCGATTCACGCGGCGCTCAACCCGCTTGATGGCACCACCCTGTATTTCGTCGCGCGAGGCGACGGTAGCCATGTGTTCTCCAACACCCTGGCCGAGCACAACCGCGCGGTGCGCGAATATCAGCTCAAGCGTCGCGCCGACTACCGCTCCAGCCCCGCGCCACGCGCGGCGGCCGAAACCGAATAA
- the tmk gene encoding dTMP kinase produces the protein MTGLFITLEGPEGAGKSTNREYLAERLREQGIDVVLTREPGGTPLAERIRELLLDPSDEPMAADTELLLVFAARAQHLQQVIRPALAKGSVVLCDRFTDATYAYQGGGRGLSIERIAQLEQFVQGELRPDLTLIFDLPVEIGLARAAARGRLDRFEQEGRGFFEAVRQAYLQRAEQAPQRYRVLDAGQTLAQVQADIDALLPSLLEACRG, from the coding sequence GTGACCGGTCTGTTTATTACCCTGGAAGGCCCGGAAGGCGCCGGCAAAAGCACCAATCGCGAATATCTGGCCGAGCGCCTGCGCGAGCAGGGCATCGATGTGGTGCTGACTCGTGAACCCGGTGGCACGCCGCTGGCCGAACGGATTCGTGAATTATTGCTCGATCCGAGCGATGAGCCGATGGCGGCCGATACCGAGCTGCTGCTGGTGTTCGCCGCCCGTGCCCAGCATCTGCAGCAGGTCATTCGCCCGGCTTTGGCCAAGGGCAGCGTGGTGCTGTGCGATCGTTTCACTGATGCCACCTACGCCTACCAGGGTGGTGGTCGGGGTCTTTCCATCGAACGTATCGCGCAACTGGAGCAGTTCGTTCAGGGCGAGCTGCGCCCTGATCTGACGCTGATTTTCGATCTGCCGGTGGAGATCGGTCTGGCTCGCGCCGCGGCTCGCGGTCGTCTGGATCGTTTCGAGCAGGAAGGCCGTGGCTTCTTCGAAGCGGTACGCCAGGCCTATCTGCAGCGCGCCGAGCAGGCGCCACAACGTTATCGCGTGCTCGATGCCGGGCAGACCCTGGCTCAGGTGCAGGCCGATATCGATGCCTTGCTGCCGAGCCTGCTGGAGGCCTGCCGTGGCTGA